The Sulfitobacter guttiformis genome contains a region encoding:
- a CDS encoding N-acetylmuramoyl-L-alanine amidase yields the protein MKQLILSVIIGLFTCVQVSAQELTALARVDPAASKVLDGWWGRTDITLALSQGVPYRVFILDAPARLVVDFREVDFSGLKAADLLGSDEAAKGRISAVRFGAFQAGWSRLVADLAEPMVPREIGMPVDPDTGRAMLEITLKAATAEEFAAAAGAPRDPAWTPAFLAAPPLARPDADRFVVVLDPGHGGIDPGAETDEVNEKVLMLNFAQTMAEALRRRGVDVVLTRESDVFVSLETRVAIAHQVEADLFISLHADSLQQGGANGATVYTLSGEASDAATEHLAARHNRSDIIAGADLTGSDDQVAQVLLDLARQETEPRSAALAMTLAEGMAAVGGPMNNRPLREAGFSVLKSADIPSVLVEIGFLSSKRDLANLGDPVWRRGMAEGMARAVLAWRDEDAARAGLVRQ from the coding sequence ATGAAGCAACTAATACTTAGCGTTATCATTGGGTTATTTACGTGCGTGCAGGTATCGGCTCAAGAGTTGACGGCACTGGCACGGGTCGATCCCGCGGCCAGTAAAGTGTTGGATGGCTGGTGGGGACGCACGGATATTACGCTCGCCCTCAGTCAGGGCGTGCCGTACCGCGTTTTCATTCTTGATGCACCTGCACGCTTGGTTGTGGATTTCCGCGAAGTTGATTTCAGTGGTCTGAAGGCGGCCGATCTGCTCGGCTCCGACGAGGCGGCGAAGGGACGGATCAGCGCGGTCCGGTTTGGTGCCTTTCAGGCAGGGTGGTCCCGACTGGTGGCGGATCTGGCAGAGCCGATGGTCCCCCGCGAGATCGGGATGCCGGTAGATCCGGACACTGGCCGAGCGATGCTTGAGATCACACTCAAAGCTGCCACTGCCGAGGAGTTTGCCGCTGCTGCCGGTGCGCCGCGCGATCCGGCGTGGACGCCAGCATTTCTTGCCGCTCCGCCGCTCGCACGGCCCGACGCAGATCGGTTTGTCGTAGTGCTTGACCCGGGGCATGGCGGAATTGACCCCGGTGCCGAAACAGACGAGGTCAACGAAAAAGTCCTCATGCTGAATTTTGCCCAGACGATGGCCGAGGCGCTGCGCAGGCGCGGTGTCGATGTAGTCCTGACCCGCGAGAGTGACGTTTTCGTCTCGCTCGAGACTCGCGTGGCGATTGCTCATCAGGTCGAGGCGGACCTGTTCATTTCTCTGCACGCGGATAGCTTGCAGCAGGGTGGCGCAAACGGAGCCACTGTTTACACCCTGTCTGGCGAGGCAAGCGATGCCGCAACCGAGCATCTGGCTGCGCGGCACAACCGGTCGGATATCATTGCGGGCGCTGATCTGACCGGTTCGGATGATCAGGTGGCGCAGGTTTTGCTTGATCTGGCGCGGCAGGAGACGGAGCCGCGGTCGGCCGCGTTGGCAATGACCTTGGCCGAGGGTATGGCGGCAGTGGGGGGGCCAATGAACAACCGCCCCCTGCGCGAGGCGGGTTTTTCGGTTCTCAAATCCGCTGATATCCCTTCGGTGCTGGTGGAAATCGGGTTTCTTAGTTCCAAGCGCGATCTGGCAAACCTTGGCGATCCTGTCTGGCGGCGCGGCATGGCCGAAGGAATGGCGCGCGCGGTTTTGGCATGGCGTGACGAGGATGCGGCACGCGCAGGTCTGGTGAGGCAATAA
- a CDS encoding pyridoxal phosphate-dependent aminotransferase, with the protein MRNSRRSEVDPFIVMDVMQAAARAEAAGRHIIHMEVGQPGTGVPEPATRALSAAMAEGPLGYTVALGLPALRARIAKMYAEWYNVDLDPSRVVITSGSSAGFLLAFTALFDSGDRVGIGAPGYPSYRQILGALGMVPVDLPTAAENRFQPVPADFANMDLRGLMVASPANPTGTMLDRSAMSALIDACHGTGASFISDEIYHGIEYEKKAVTALEITDECYVINSFSKYFSMTGWRVGWMVVPDDQVRVVERIAQNMFICAPHASQVAALAAMECGDTLEANMDVYRINRALMLEGLPQAGFDRIAPPDGGFYVYADVSAITHDSRALAAEILEKAGVAVTPGLDFDPLRGHTTLRFSYARSSDDIREGLVRLAAFMNAR; encoded by the coding sequence ATGCGGAATTCAAGGCGATCCGAAGTTGATCCCTTTATTGTGATGGATGTCATGCAGGCAGCTGCGCGTGCGGAGGCGGCGGGCAGGCATATTATCCACATGGAAGTAGGCCAACCCGGCACAGGTGTCCCAGAACCTGCTACCCGTGCGTTAAGTGCGGCGATGGCCGAGGGGCCGCTTGGCTATACTGTTGCGCTTGGTCTACCGGCGCTACGTGCGCGCATCGCGAAGATGTATGCGGAGTGGTATAATGTGGATCTCGATCCATCGCGGGTAGTCATCACTTCGGGGTCTTCGGCGGGCTTTTTGCTGGCGTTTACGGCTCTGTTCGACAGCGGTGACCGTGTTGGCATCGGCGCACCGGGCTATCCCAGCTACCGCCAGATCCTGGGCGCTTTGGGGATGGTACCCGTGGACCTGCCTACAGCGGCGGAAAACCGCTTTCAGCCCGTTCCTGCGGATTTTGCGAATATGGATTTGCGCGGTCTTATGGTTGCCTCGCCCGCGAACCCGACTGGAACCATGCTGGACCGTTCAGCCATGTCGGCGCTCATTGATGCGTGCCACGGAACCGGTGCCTCGTTTATCTCCGACGAGATTTATCATGGGATCGAATACGAGAAAAAAGCGGTGACTGCCCTCGAAATCACCGATGAATGCTATGTCATCAACAGCTTTTCCAAATATTTCAGCATGACAGGCTGGCGGGTGGGCTGGATGGTTGTGCCGGACGATCAGGTCCGTGTGGTCGAGCGGATTGCACAAAACATGTTTATCTGCGCCCCTCATGCCTCTCAGGTTGCAGCGCTTGCTGCCATGGAATGCGGGGACACTCTGGAAGCGAACATGGACGTCTACCGCATCAATCGCGCGCTCATGCTAGAGGGATTACCACAGGCGGGGTTTGACAGAATCGCGCCGCCTGACGGGGGCTTTTACGTTTATGCCGACGTGAGCGCGATCACACATGACAGCCGTGCCTTGGCGGCGGAAATTTTGGAAAAGGCTGGGGTAGCCGTGACGCCTGGCCTCGATTTTGATCCTTTGCGCGGCCATACAACGTTACGGTTTTCTTATGCCCGCAGTAGCGACGATATACGCGAGGGGCTTGTGCGCTTGGCCGCGTTTATGAATGCCCGCTGA
- a CDS encoding M48 family metalloprotease: MRFHLIKHLSSIAALLLAVMIAMPAHAISLLRDPDLEYALKQIATPVLQAAGLNPSRVKVLLVDDNTLNAFVVSNNAIFLHYGLVNKLENAAMLQGVIAHEAAHIVNGHITRRLTNLANSRTISGLGLALAAAAAASGQGRAAGGIALGAASSARGAFLGHTREEESSADQSAVRFMKSGGVSPQGLLETLEIFAGQEALSVGRQDPYMRSHPLSRDRVRAVAGAVASYGTLPSNPTADYWFARLQGKITAYTRAPSWTLRRLGSEPYADVRLLRQAIAEHRNSRTKNALAAIDQAIASRPSDPFFRAQKGDILLETRNFSAAVQTYAAAVGLAPNDPLVLSGYGRALLATGQNAAARDTLEKSRRQDFRDGSMLRDLATAYAKTGETGMAALITAERFALSGRLEDAGIHAKRASGLLDTGSGPWQRAQDVLIASERAAK, from the coding sequence ATGCGGTTTCACCTGATCAAACATCTGTCGTCAATAGCAGCACTGCTTCTTGCAGTGATGATTGCCATGCCTGCCCATGCGATCAGCCTGTTGCGCGATCCCGACCTCGAATATGCCCTCAAACAGATCGCGACACCTGTTTTACAAGCCGCAGGATTAAACCCCTCGCGGGTAAAGGTGCTGCTGGTCGACGACAACACGCTCAATGCTTTTGTCGTAAGCAATAATGCAATATTCTTGCACTATGGCCTTGTAAACAAGCTGGAAAACGCTGCAATGCTGCAAGGGGTAATCGCCCATGAGGCTGCGCATATTGTAAACGGGCATATTACCCGCCGCCTGACCAATCTGGCCAATTCGCGCACTATTTCAGGGCTGGGGCTGGCTCTCGCTGCAGCTGCTGCGGCATCTGGTCAGGGACGGGCCGCTGGCGGTATCGCGCTCGGGGCGGCCAGCTCGGCGCGCGGGGCCTTTCTGGGCCACACGCGGGAGGAGGAATCCTCCGCCGATCAATCCGCCGTACGTTTTATGAAATCGGGCGGTGTCTCACCACAAGGATTGCTCGAGACACTCGAGATATTTGCTGGACAAGAGGCGCTGAGCGTGGGCCGTCAGGATCCATACATGCGATCCCACCCGCTGAGCCGTGACCGCGTGCGCGCTGTTGCCGGCGCTGTTGCGAGCTATGGCACCCTACCCTCCAATCCGACTGCCGACTACTGGTTCGCCCGCCTTCAGGGCAAAATTACCGCATACACCCGCGCCCCAAGCTGGACACTGCGCCGCCTCGGGTCCGAGCCTTACGCAGACGTCCGCCTGTTGCGTCAGGCCATTGCAGAGCATCGCAACTCACGCACCAAGAACGCCCTTGCCGCGATTGATCAGGCCATTGCCTCACGCCCGAGCGATCCGTTTTTTCGGGCACAAAAGGGCGATATCCTGCTGGAGACGCGTAATTTTTCCGCTGCCGTGCAAACCTATGCGGCGGCAGTCGGGCTTGCGCCCAATGATCCGCTGGTTCTGTCAGGCTATGGGCGTGCACTGCTGGCCACCGGCCAAAATGCTGCTGCACGCGACACGCTGGAAAAATCGCGGCGTCAAGATTTCCGCGACGGCTCTATGCTGCGCGATCTGGCCACTGCTTATGCCAAAACAGGCGAGACAGGCATGGCCGCCCTTATCACCGCCGAGCGCTTCGCCCTTTCGGGGCGGCTTGAAGATGCCGGTATTCACGCAAAACGCGCCTCGGGCCTGCTCGACACTGGGTCCGGCCCTTGGCAGCGGGCGCAGGATGTGTTGATTGCATCCGAACGCGCCGCCAAATGA